One Helianthus annuus cultivar XRQ/B chromosome 12, HanXRQr2.0-SUNRISE, whole genome shotgun sequence genomic region harbors:
- the LOC110892309 gene encoding uncharacterized protein LOC110892309: MSGTSGQNQIIIQKEGSSLSQFQCPILKPTNYTVWAIRIKTILEANGLWETIEPAENATVDIKKDKSAIAYLFQAIPEDVVLQVASCKTAKEIWDNLKVRHVGVDRVQKARMHTLLSEFELLQMKDDDTIDSFTAKINSIVTRATEVGTTLSQPTLVRKLLNGVLGKFTQIVASMEQYSDLETMTLEEAVGKLKTYEERLKLKKKESPVNNLEELLYAGHGQHVGNHGRGRFRPSRGRGRGNYQHRGEGHTSYESEGTDKPQSDDSKQETPTMRDKSKITCYRSEKLGHYAYECPTKKTKESETLLVEIEEDDDEPALLMCLDAEEK; the protein is encoded by the coding sequence ATGTCAGGAACATCCGGACAAAATCAGATAATAATACAGAAGGAAGGAAGTTCTCtttcccagtttcagtgtccgattctgaaaccaacaaactatacggTTTGGGCTATTCGTATCAAGACGATTCTTGAAGCGAATGGTTTATGGGAAACGATTGAACCAGCAGAAAATGCAACGGTAGACATTAAGAAAGATAAGTCTGCAATTGCATATTTGTTTCAAGCAATACCAGAAGATgttgtattgcaagttgcaagTTGTAAGACTGCAAAGGAAATTTGGGATAATCTAAAGGTTAGACACGTTGGTGTTGATCGGGTACAAAAGGCGCGTATGCACACGCTATTATCAGAATTTGAATTGTTGCAAATGAAGGATGACGACACTATTGATTCATTTACCGCAAAGATTAATAGTATCGTTACCCGGGCAACTGAAGTAGGAACGACGTTGAGTCAACCGACTCTAGTACGCAAACTCCTAAATGGCGTACTGGGTAAGTTTACTCAAATAGTTGCCTCCATGGAACAATACTCCGATCTAGAAACTATGACGCTAGAAGAAGCGGTCGGAAAATTAAAAACGTATGAAGAAAGGTTAAAGTTGAAGAAAAAGGAAAGCCCCGTGAACAATCTAGAAGAACTCCTGTATGCGGGTCATGGACAACATGTTGGAAATCATGGACGAGGGAGATTCCGTCCGTCACGAGGCCGAGGGAGAGGAAATTATCAACATAGGGGTGAAGGACACACCTCTTACGAGTCGGAAGGAACCGACAAACCACAAAGTGATGATAGCAAGCAAGAGACACCGACTATGAGAGATAAGTCAAAAATCACTTGCTATAGAAGTGAGAAACTTGGGCACTATGCCTATGAATGCCCAACCAAGAAAACCAAAGAAAGTGAGACACTATTGGTCGAaatagaagaagatgatgatgaaccgGCACTTCTGATGTGCCTAGACGCTGAAGAGAAATAG